The Rosa rugosa chromosome 1, drRosRugo1.1, whole genome shotgun sequence genomic sequence cataaaaaagaaGTGAATAGTGTTTCAACCCAGAGACCTAGTGACCCAAAGGGTGAACTTGCTATAAGCAAGCTTAAATTGATAGATATTGACAGCTCTATAATCTTGCATTGAAATTAGACCTAGTGAGGAATTTTGAAAGTGGAAAACAGCCCGAGTTTGGGCCAAAACTCGATCTAAGGGATTCTCTCGGGTTTGTCAAATGGTTTAGCTGGGATGGTGGCGAAGGCGGTGGTCGTGCGGTACAGGTCTGTTTTCGATCCTCGTTGATGGCTTCTTCAATCGACGGCGCCATGGGTCTTGATCTTTGGTGGTGGGGATTGCGAAGCCTGGATCGAGGATGGTGTTTTCGTGGTGATGCAGGCTGCGATGGCGGCGTGGCTCGACGGTTTGAATCACAGGGATGGTGTAGCGGTGCAAATCGAGGTGACGTGGTTTGGCCGGAACGTGGCCAGACTGTGGTGTACGACTGGACTGGGAGGAGCCGGTGGACTGGTCCAAACAAAGATGATGGGCCTGGGTGAATCTCCTTGGTGACCCTATTGGGCCTAAAGTTTGGGCTGGGGTGCTGCCCTAGTTCATTgttaatttgggctagggttttgcccTTTgacccaaccctatgtttttagcttttgtctaattacaataaatttccttgtattaggaaattAGATTTCTAGAGCCTCTGGCGTAGTACCAATGGAGAATCCCCGTTACTTTTACGTATTTAtttgtataatgagtaggtctatttctatgtaccactgtgggtactaccactaacttcttgtctgtctatgtccttaaatggcaGCGAAATGGTATGTAACTGCATATTCTGGCTTGTAATGAAATATATTGACACccgatttgggtttgattcaaaaaaaaaaaaaaattagtgaaaagaaaaagaaaaaaacaaagactTTTGACCAaattatgaaaaagaaaaacatgtgCCAAGCACATGATAGAAATTGTTTGTTAAAAACATGCCAAAGCCGCAGGGACGGCAATGGTACGAGTGCATGACCATACGGAGCACAAAAACGGAAACCCCATTTACACTTGAGCTTTTGGTCAGACCAGCGCCCACTCTTCACTCTTGTTGCTCCCCCGAGATCTCCCATCAGGTATACCCACCCACTTCCAAACCAAACAAATTTGTCATTTCTTGTTTGCTCTCCATTGAATTTTGTCATATCTTTTATGATTAATCCGTATACCCATTCCATTCTCAAATTTGGTAGACTGGCATTCAGTTTCACTATTTTGGGTTGGTTGCTGAGAAAATGGTGGAGAAGTTGGAAACTGCTTTGTTTGTTTTATGATAGGCAAAGTTTCAGAATTCAAAACTAGTGATTGGGTTTCTCCAGTTTTAGGAAACAACCCTATAGTTGCTGTTTTTAACACTTCTAGATAGTGATTGGATCACTAGCTTGGTATTTTAATCGAGGTAGTTGATTCTATTAGGACATCTGAAAGTGAAGGACAGTAAATTTTGATCTGTTTAGTAGGAATATATACTTGACTTTAATTGGATTTTGCTGTTTTTATGTTTCTTGTTAAAGTGGTGTCTTGTTTTTTAAATCTGCTTTTAGATGGATGAAGTTTCTCTCAACACAGAGCCGGCGGGCGATGATGATGCTGATGGTTATGAGATTGAAGGAGACTGTGCAATGACAGAGTTTGTGAGTCAAACCGGCATTATGCAAGGAGAGAATCCTCTCCCTCCTTCGGCTGGAATGGAGTTCGATTCTTATGAGGATGTATATTACTTCTACAATTGCTATGCTAAGCAACAGGGGTTTGGGGTTAGAGTGAGTAATACATGGTATAGAAAGAGCAAGGAAAGGTACAGAGGAAAGCTTAGCTGCAGTAGTGCAGGTTTCAAAAAGAAGAGTGAAGCTAATCGCCCAAGGCCGGAGACTAGAACCGGTTGTCCAGCAATGGTGAAGTTCAGGTTAATGGAATCCAACAGGTGGAGAATTATTGAAGTTGAGCTCGAGCACAACCATTTGATCAGTCCAGCAAGTGGCAAATTTTATAAATCCCACAAGAGCATAGGTGGTGGAACCAAAAGATCATTGCAGTTGGATAGTGCTGAAGAAGTACAAAAGATAAGGCTATTCCGAACGGTGATTATTGATTCCGAGGGTAACAGAAGCATAGATGTTGACGAAGGAGAATCTGGTAATAAAGTTGACTACTCCAATCAATTGAAGCTTAAAGAAGGAGATGCCAAAGCTGTTCAGAATTTCTTTTCTCGCTTGCAATTGATGGATCCAGACTTCTTTTATGTAGTGGATCTAAATGAGAAAGGATGCTTGAGAAATTTGTTTTGGGCTGATGCGAGGAGTAGGGTTGCTTACACTTATTTCAGTGACGTAGTTGCCATTGACACTACATGCTTGGAAAACAAATTTGAAGTCCCATTGGTCTCATTCAGTGGAGTCAATCACCATGGACAATCTGTGCTGCTGGGTTGTGGTTTACTTGCAAGTGGGACTATTGAATCCTATACATGGTTGTTTAGAGCTTGGCTTACATGCATATTGGGACGTCCTCCACAAGCCATCATAACTGACCAATGCAGAACATTACAAACTGCTATTGCTGATGTTTTCCCTAGAGCTTCTCATTGTCTTTGCTTGTCTCAAATAATGCACAAGATTCCAGAAAATTTGGGAGGTTCATTTGAGTATGAGGCAATTAAAGCAGCTTTTATTAGAGCAGTTTACTATTCTTTGAGGGTGGAGGAATTTGAAGCAGCCTGGGAGGATATGGTCCAGCGTCATGGAATTAGAGATCATAAATGGCTTCAAGCATTATATGATGATCGAAAGCGGTGGGTTCCAGTATATTTGAAGGATATATTTTTGGCAGGAATGTTTCCTATGCAACCAAATGAGGTTGTCTCTTCATTTTCTGAAGAATTTCTGGTTAAAAGTACTCCTCTGAAGGAATTTCTAGATAAGTATGATCAAGCTCTGCAGACTCATCATCAGCTGGAAGCCTTGGCAGATTTGGATTCAAGAAACTCAAGTTATATGTTCAAATCGGGAAGTCATTTTGAGTTGCAACTCTCAGAACTATACACTAATGACATCTTAAGGAAGTTTGGAAAGGAGGTAGAGGGGATGTACTCTTGTTTTAGCACAAGACAATTAAATGTCGATGGGCCAGTCATTACATATACAGTGA encodes the following:
- the LOC133725074 gene encoding protein FAR1-RELATED SEQUENCE 6-like; translation: MTIRSTKTETPFTLELLVRPAPTLHSCCSPEISHQMDEVSLNTEPAGDDDADGYEIEGDCAMTEFVSQTGIMQGENPLPPSAGMEFDSYEDVYYFYNCYAKQQGFGVRVSNTWYRKSKERYRGKLSCSSAGFKKKSEANRPRPETRTGCPAMVKFRLMESNRWRIIEVELEHNHLISPASGKFYKSHKSIGGGTKRSLQLDSAEEVQKIRLFRTVIIDSEGNRSIDVDEGESGNKVDYSNQLKLKEGDAKAVQNFFSRLQLMDPDFFYVVDLNEKGCLRNLFWADARSRVAYTYFSDVVAIDTTCLENKFEVPLVSFSGVNHHGQSVLLGCGLLASGTIESYTWLFRAWLTCILGRPPQAIITDQCRTLQTAIADVFPRASHCLCLSQIMHKIPENLGGSFEYEAIKAAFIRAVYYSLRVEEFEAAWEDMVQRHGIRDHKWLQALYDDRKRWVPVYLKDIFLAGMFPMQPNEVVSSFSEEFLVKSTPLKEFLDKYDQALQTHHQLEALADLDSRNSSYMFKSGSHFELQLSELYTNDILRKFGKEVEGMYSCFSTRQLNVDGPVITYTVKEQTEVDGNRREMRDYEVLYNPSEMEVLCVCGMFNFKGYLCRHALSILNQNGMQEIPAQYILSRWRKDVKRSYVYDHSCSGIDINNPVHRYDHLYKCIVQVVEEGRKSQDRYKIALQELDGILNKLCITEDCAL